A genome region from Polypterus senegalus isolate Bchr_013 unplaced genomic scaffold, ASM1683550v1 scaffold_950, whole genome shotgun sequence includes the following:
- the LOC120519941 gene encoding NACHT, LRR and PYD domains-containing protein 12-like — MKEMRNVVEQIKISVEREVKENEKSFIDLIHCIEEAQKNLFERMREQEKREIEKAERVMEQLEKEIEELKKRDTELKELFDNKDHVHFMQTFSSHCVLPADGDSLSFTVTADFSSEDLRNELSCLKKSLEKISQWDIKTWSPSGKKLLEEIDTRNEPPLFDLRTKDLHETHRQAVSESTRTVEAQASPGDPHTTAVGFETRYTELVAIEQDPRNHKETEHELMKTGRIHEELMKKGAAEKCERIWIEQLFRRRPVSVNPVNIIVVSGMAGIGKTTMVQKIMYDWARGTQYQRFAFVFLFKFRELNLLDNENETQMSLTKLIERHYKYLSNDPLKDVLKNPETLLFIFDGLDEYKHKLDFTQSQLCSNPDVEVPVHILVTSLVSRTLLKGCSVLITSRPTALEAMDMERVDQFVEILGFFPDQRLMYCKKFFGVTALAAEAFQYVKKNTILYSMCFIPSYCWMICSVLKSHFMTPETAKSEALQVGQWLCEAQNKELIRDTIGEDLKMNFRNTTLSAVDCAVLAAVISCCGELKELNLSFTPLTTECIKRLEPGLSCCSKVW, encoded by the exons ATATCTGTGGAAAGAGAGGTAAAGGAAAATGAGAAAAGCTTCATTGATCTGATCCACTGCATTGAAGAAGCTCAGAAGAACTTGTTTGAGAGGAtgagagaacaagaaaagagagaaatagaGAAGGCTGAAAGAGTCATGGAACAACtagagaaggagattgaggagctgaagaagagagacactgagctgaaggagcttttTGACAACAAGGATCACGTCCACTTCATGCAG actttctcatctcactgtgtccttcctgctgatggagactcgctCAGCTTCACTGTCACTGCTGATTTCTCTTCTGAGGACCTGAGAAATGAGCTGTCATGTCTGAAAAAGAGTttggagaagatcagccagtgggaCATCAAGACATGGAGTCCATCAG GAAAGAAGCTCTTAGAGGAGATTGACACCAGAAACGAGCCACCTCTCTTTGACCTTCGTACTAAAG ATCTCCATGAGACACACAGACAGGCTGTGTCTGAATCCACAAGGACTGTGGAGGCTCAGGCTTCTCCTGGAGATCCACACACCACAGCTGTGGGCTTTGAGACTCGATACACAGAGTTGGTGGCCATTGAACAGGACCCTAGAAACCATAAGGAGACTGAACATGAACTTATGAAAACTGGGAGGATCCATGAAGAGCTCATGAAGAAAGGAGCAGCAGAGAAATGTGAGCGAATCTGGATTGAGCAGCTGTTTAGAAGAAGGCCTGTAAGTGTAAATCCAGTCAACATCATAGTGGTCAGTGGGATGGCCGGAATAGGGAAGACCACCATGGTTCAGAAGATCATGTATGACTGGGCCAGAGGCACTCAGTACCAGAGGTTTGCTTTTGTGTTCCTGTTTAAATTCAGAGAGCTTAACCTCTTAGACAATGAGAATGAGACACAAATGTCACTGACCAAactgattgaaaggcactataaatatctCAGTAATGATCCACTGAAAGACGTTCTGAAGAATCCTGAAACTCTCCTGTTTATATTCGATGGGCTGGATGAGTACAAACACAAACTGGACTTCACCCAGAGTCAGCTCTGCTCAAACCCAGACGTTGAGGTGCCTGTCCACATCCTGGTCACCAGTCTGGTCAGTCGGACATTACTGAAGGGCTGTTCAGTCCTGATAACAAGCAGACCAACAGCCCTGGAAGCCATGGACATGGAAAGAGTCGATCAGTTTGTAGAGATCCTGGGGTTCTTCCCTGATCAAAGGCTGATGTACTGTAAGAAGTTCTTTGGTGTCACTGCACTGGCTGCTGAGGCTTTTCAGTATGTCAAGAAGAACACCATCCTGTACTCAATGTGCTTCATCCCCTCGTACTGCTGGATGATCTGCTCTGTGTTGAAGAGCCACTTCATGACACCTGAAACAGCCAAAAGTGAAGCTCTGCAAGTAGGTCAGTGGCTCTGTGAGGCTCAGAATAAGGAGTTAATTAGAGACACCATTGGAGAGGATTTAAAGATGAACTTTAGAAACACGACTTTATCTGCTGTGGACTGTGCTGTGCTGGCCGCTGTCATCAGCTGCTGTGGAGAACTTAAAGAACTTAACCTGTCATTCACACCTCTGACCACCGAGTGCATCAAGAGACTGGAGCCGGGGCTCAGCTGCTGCAGTAAAGTCTGGTGA